The proteins below come from a single Aquarana catesbeiana isolate 2022-GZ linkage group LG12, ASM4218655v1, whole genome shotgun sequence genomic window:
- the LIMD2 gene encoding LIM domain-containing protein 2: MFQAKIPTTSAAGHDSACSPAASVVQRSKSFSMKPAAKELCSSCQTTVYPMERLVADKHVFHNRCFCCKHCSTKLSLGSYAALHGEFYCKPHFQQLFKSKGNYDEGFGRRPHKDLWTHKEQEAPGDKAP, from the exons ATGTTTCAAGCTAAAATTCCAACCACATCTGCCGCAGGCCAT GATTCTGCCTGTAGTCCTGCAGCAAGTGTGGTTCAGAGGTCAAAG TCCTTCAGTATGAAGCCTGCCGCTAAAGAACTCTGCTCATCCTGTCAGACGACTGTGTACCCTATGGAGAGACTGGTCGCTGACAAGCACGTCTTTCACAACAGGTGCTTCTGCTGTAAGCACTGTAGTACCAAACTGAG CCTCGGCTCCTACGCTGCCCTCCATGGCGAATTTTACTGCAAGCCTCACTTCCAGCAACTCTTCAAGAGCAAAGGAAACTACGATGAAGGGTTTGGACGCCGACCTCACAAGGATCTCTGGACTCACAAGGAACAAGAGGCTCCTGGTGACAAAGCTCCTTGA